TTCACTAAGTTCGCGTTAAATCTGCGTTTAGTTCTGTTTAATGCATGAGATACGTTGTTTCCAACCATAGCCTTCTTTCCTGTAAGTTCACAAACTCTTGACATTCTATATAACTTTAAATTCGTTGTTGCTTAAAATCGAGGTGCAAATATACAAATTCTTTATATTATGCCAACCTAATTTTTATCAATTTTTAAAAATTTCTTTTAAAAGCATTTCCAAAGCTTTATTTACTGCTTTATTTATGACTTTTAAACGCAAATTTCCAAAGTTAAATTTTTGGGAGGAAACCCTGTTTTTTGTAGCAACAGCGATAAATACCGTACCAACATCGGCATCAGAATCGCCTTTTGTGGGCCCTGCGTTACCTGTTGTGGCGATAGCATAATCTGATTGAAAAAGTTGCAAAGCATTTTGCGCCATAGACTCAGCAACCTGAGAACTCACCACCGAAAAGTCGTCAATCAAGGCTTTGGGAACTTGAAGTACATTAATTTTTGATTGCGTCGCATAAGTAACCACCCCGCCTTTAAAAAATGCAGAAGCCCCTGAATTTACCGTAAACCGTTCTGCAACAGCGCCACCCGTACAACTTTCGGCTATAGCCAAGGTTTTTTGCATTCTAGTGAGCTGTTTGGCTATAACCACCTCCACAGAGCCTTCGTCATCTTCAAAACCAGCAAACTCGTTTTTTATGTACGGAATTACCTTATCAATCTGTTCGCTTACTTCCTTTTTCAGTTCAGCTTCATTAAACCCTTTTGTAGATAAGCGCAAGCGCATTTGTCCCAAATTGGGCAAGTAGGCCAATTTAATATGCTTTGGCAAAGTATTTTCCCATGGTTCTATACGTTCGGCCAATGCACTTTCGCCCAAGCCATAAA
This genomic stretch from Flavobacteriaceae bacterium GSB9 harbors:
- a CDS encoding competence/damage-inducible protein A, with the protein product MLAEIITIGDELLIGQVIDTNSAYIAKQLNKIGVAVHQITSIQDDKAHILKALNEAENRVDIIILTGGLGPTKDDITKKTIAEYFDDTLVKSEAVLQNIETIWQQHVRTKLLQVNRDQALIPSKSKPLMNRLGTAPGMWMEKGEKVFVSLPGVPYEMEALIEKEVIPRLKDKYHCPYILHKTLMVYGLGESALAERIEPWENTLPKHIKLAYLPNLGQMRLRLSTKGFNEAELKKEVSEQIDKVIPYIKNEFAGFEDDEGSVEVVIAKQLTRMQKTLAIAESCTGGAVAERFTVNSGASAFFKGGVVTYATQSKINVLQVPKALIDDFSVVSSQVAESMAQNALQLFQSDYAIATTGNAGPTKGDSDADVGTVFIAVATKNRVSSQKFNFGNLRLKVINKAVNKALEMLLKEIFKN